A stretch of the Capsicum annuum cultivar UCD-10X-F1 chromosome 8, UCD10Xv1.1, whole genome shotgun sequence genome encodes the following:
- the LOC107838816 gene encoding protease Do-like 5, chloroplastic isoform X2 has protein sequence MVVLGSVSPQRILLSLPTQMSHSPLPALSSSPQYLTRRKSLIFASLLSSLIYTSHHSPATAFVIDQPQQEEDTLVQLFQETSPSVVFIKDLELAKGSNDSTKVLANDENAKVQGTGSGFIWDKFGHIVTNYHVIAKLATDSSGLQRCKVSLVNAKGESIAKEAKIIGVDPAYDLAVLKVDVEGVEVKPVSVGTSRGLRVGQSCFAIGNPYGFENTLTTGVVSGLGREIPAPNGATIKGAIQTDAAINADLDRLAGSCFHGLILSPAVHYQLFEWDVSQSNGCLSGLYEDTNMVECQFDLAGNSGGPLIDSSGHVIGVNTATFTRRGSGMSSGVNFAIPIDTVVRTIPYLIVYGTTYKDRY, from the exons ATGGTGGTGTTGGGATCTGTTTCTCCGCAGCGTATCCTCCTTTCACTTCCAACACAAATGTCCCATTCTCCTCTTCCAGCTCTTTCTTCTTCCCCTCAATATTTGACAAGGCGTAAATCTTTGATATTTGCTTCTCTGCTTTCCTCTTTAATATATACATCTCATCACTCTCCTGCTACTGCTTTCGTAATCGATCAGcctcaacaagaagaagatacaCTTGTTCAACTCTTTCAG GAAACTTCCCCTTCTGTTGTTTTCATTAAGGACCTTGAGCTGGCTAAAGGCTCCAATGACTCTACTAAGGTGCTAGCCAACGATGAGAATGCAAAAGTGCAAGGGACAGGTTCGGGCTTCATATGGGATAAGTTTGGTCACATT GTAACCAATTACCATGTCATTGCTAAATTAGCTACTGATAGCAGTGGACTGCAGCGTTGTAAG GTTTCTTTGGTGAATGCTAAAGGAGAAAGCATAGCTAAGGAAGCGAAGATCATAGGTGTTGATCCAGCATATGATCTGGCTGTTCTCAAG GTTgatgttgaaggtgttgaagtAAAACCAGTCTCTGTTGGTACCTCTCGTGGCTTACGTGTAGGTCAAAGTTGTTTTGCCATTGGAAATCCCTATGGATTTGAAAACACTCTGACAACCGGG GTAGTTAGTGGATTAGGCAGGGAAATACCTGCACCAAATGGAGCTACAATTAAAGGAGCTATTCAAACAGATGCTGCTATTAATGCCG ATTTGGACAGGTTGGCGGGATCATGTTTTCATGGGCTAATTTTGTCACCCGCTGTGCACTATCAATTGTTTGAGTGGGATGTGAGCCAGTCAAATGGTTGTTTATCTGGTTTATACGAGGACACCAACATGGTTGAATGCCAGTTTGATTTAGCGG GGAATTCAGGTGGCCCGTTGATTGATTCATCTGGTCATGTAATTGGTGTAAATACAGCAACGTTCACCCGCAGAG GCTCGGGTATGTCCTCAGGGGTTAACTTTGCCATACCGATTGACACAGTTGTACGAACCATACCTTACCTGATCGTTTATGGAACAACTTACAAAGACAGATATTGA
- the LOC107838816 gene encoding protease Do-like 5, chloroplastic isoform X1 — MVVLGSVSPQRILLSLPTQMSHSPLPALSSSPQYLTRRKSLIFASLLSSLIYTSHHSPATAFVIDQPQQEEDTLVQLFQETSPSVVFIKDLELAKGSNDSTKVLANDENAKVQGTGSGFIWDKFGHIVTNYHVIAKLATDSSGLQRCKVSLVNAKGESIAKEAKIIGVDPAYDLAVLKVDVEGVEVKPVSVGTSRGLRVGQSCFAIGNPYGFENTLTTGVIHIYSLFTVVSGLGREIPAPNGATIKGAIQTDAAINADLDRLAGSCFHGLILSPAVHYQLFEWDVSQSNGCLSGLYEDTNMVECQFDLAGNSGGPLIDSSGHVIGVNTATFTRRGSGMSSGVNFAIPIDTVVRTIPYLIVYGTTYKDRY; from the exons ATGGTGGTGTTGGGATCTGTTTCTCCGCAGCGTATCCTCCTTTCACTTCCAACACAAATGTCCCATTCTCCTCTTCCAGCTCTTTCTTCTTCCCCTCAATATTTGACAAGGCGTAAATCTTTGATATTTGCTTCTCTGCTTTCCTCTTTAATATATACATCTCATCACTCTCCTGCTACTGCTTTCGTAATCGATCAGcctcaacaagaagaagatacaCTTGTTCAACTCTTTCAG GAAACTTCCCCTTCTGTTGTTTTCATTAAGGACCTTGAGCTGGCTAAAGGCTCCAATGACTCTACTAAGGTGCTAGCCAACGATGAGAATGCAAAAGTGCAAGGGACAGGTTCGGGCTTCATATGGGATAAGTTTGGTCACATT GTAACCAATTACCATGTCATTGCTAAATTAGCTACTGATAGCAGTGGACTGCAGCGTTGTAAG GTTTCTTTGGTGAATGCTAAAGGAGAAAGCATAGCTAAGGAAGCGAAGATCATAGGTGTTGATCCAGCATATGATCTGGCTGTTCTCAAG GTTgatgttgaaggtgttgaagtAAAACCAGTCTCTGTTGGTACCTCTCGTGGCTTACGTGTAGGTCAAAGTTGTTTTGCCATTGGAAATCCCTATGGATTTGAAAACACTCTGACAACCGGGGTAATACATATCTACAGTTTATTTACA GTAGTTAGTGGATTAGGCAGGGAAATACCTGCACCAAATGGAGCTACAATTAAAGGAGCTATTCAAACAGATGCTGCTATTAATGCCG ATTTGGACAGGTTGGCGGGATCATGTTTTCATGGGCTAATTTTGTCACCCGCTGTGCACTATCAATTGTTTGAGTGGGATGTGAGCCAGTCAAATGGTTGTTTATCTGGTTTATACGAGGACACCAACATGGTTGAATGCCAGTTTGATTTAGCGG GGAATTCAGGTGGCCCGTTGATTGATTCATCTGGTCATGTAATTGGTGTAAATACAGCAACGTTCACCCGCAGAG GCTCGGGTATGTCCTCAGGGGTTAACTTTGCCATACCGATTGACACAGTTGTACGAACCATACCTTACCTGATCGTTTATGGAACAACTTACAAAGACAGATATTGA
- the LOC107838816 gene encoding protease Do-like 5, chloroplastic isoform X3, with translation MVVLGSVSPQRILLSLPTQMSHSPLPALSSSPQYLTRRKSLIFASLLSSLIYTSHHSPATAFVIDQPQQEEDTLVQLFQETSPSVVFIKDLELAKGSNDSTKVLANDENAKVQGTGSGFIWDKFGHIVTNYHVIAKLATDSSGLQRCKVSLVNAKGESIAKEAKIIGVDPAYDLAVLKVDVEGVEVKPVSVGTSRGLRVGQSCFAIGNPYGFENTLTTGVIHIYSLFTVVSGLGREIPAPNGATIKGAIQTDAAINAGNSGGPLIDSSGHVIGVNTATFTRRGSGMSSGVNFAIPIDTVVRTIPYLIVYGTTYKDRY, from the exons ATGGTGGTGTTGGGATCTGTTTCTCCGCAGCGTATCCTCCTTTCACTTCCAACACAAATGTCCCATTCTCCTCTTCCAGCTCTTTCTTCTTCCCCTCAATATTTGACAAGGCGTAAATCTTTGATATTTGCTTCTCTGCTTTCCTCTTTAATATATACATCTCATCACTCTCCTGCTACTGCTTTCGTAATCGATCAGcctcaacaagaagaagatacaCTTGTTCAACTCTTTCAG GAAACTTCCCCTTCTGTTGTTTTCATTAAGGACCTTGAGCTGGCTAAAGGCTCCAATGACTCTACTAAGGTGCTAGCCAACGATGAGAATGCAAAAGTGCAAGGGACAGGTTCGGGCTTCATATGGGATAAGTTTGGTCACATT GTAACCAATTACCATGTCATTGCTAAATTAGCTACTGATAGCAGTGGACTGCAGCGTTGTAAG GTTTCTTTGGTGAATGCTAAAGGAGAAAGCATAGCTAAGGAAGCGAAGATCATAGGTGTTGATCCAGCATATGATCTGGCTGTTCTCAAG GTTgatgttgaaggtgttgaagtAAAACCAGTCTCTGTTGGTACCTCTCGTGGCTTACGTGTAGGTCAAAGTTGTTTTGCCATTGGAAATCCCTATGGATTTGAAAACACTCTGACAACCGGGGTAATACATATCTACAGTTTATTTACA GTAGTTAGTGGATTAGGCAGGGAAATACCTGCACCAAATGGAGCTACAATTAAAGGAGCTATTCAAACAGATGCTGCTATTAATGCCG GGAATTCAGGTGGCCCGTTGATTGATTCATCTGGTCATGTAATTGGTGTAAATACAGCAACGTTCACCCGCAGAG GCTCGGGTATGTCCTCAGGGGTTAACTTTGCCATACCGATTGACACAGTTGTACGAACCATACCTTACCTGATCGTTTATGGAACAACTTACAAAGACAGATATTGA
- the LOC107838816 gene encoding protease Do-like 5, chloroplastic isoform X6, whose protein sequence is MVVLGSVSPQRILLSLPTQMSHSPLPALSSSPQYLTRRKSLIFASLLSSLIYTSHHSPATAFVIDQPQQEEDTLVQLFQETSPSVVFIKDLELAKGSNDSTKVLANDENAKVQGTGSGFIWDKFGHIVTNYHVIAKLATDSSGLQRCKVSLVNAKGESIAKEAKIIGVDPAYDLAVLKVDVEGVEVKPVSVGTSRGLRVGQSCFAIGNPYGFENTLTTGVVSGLGREIPAPNGATIKGAIQTDAAINAGSGMSSGVNFAIPIDTVVRTIPYLIVYGTTYKDRY, encoded by the exons ATGGTGGTGTTGGGATCTGTTTCTCCGCAGCGTATCCTCCTTTCACTTCCAACACAAATGTCCCATTCTCCTCTTCCAGCTCTTTCTTCTTCCCCTCAATATTTGACAAGGCGTAAATCTTTGATATTTGCTTCTCTGCTTTCCTCTTTAATATATACATCTCATCACTCTCCTGCTACTGCTTTCGTAATCGATCAGcctcaacaagaagaagatacaCTTGTTCAACTCTTTCAG GAAACTTCCCCTTCTGTTGTTTTCATTAAGGACCTTGAGCTGGCTAAAGGCTCCAATGACTCTACTAAGGTGCTAGCCAACGATGAGAATGCAAAAGTGCAAGGGACAGGTTCGGGCTTCATATGGGATAAGTTTGGTCACATT GTAACCAATTACCATGTCATTGCTAAATTAGCTACTGATAGCAGTGGACTGCAGCGTTGTAAG GTTTCTTTGGTGAATGCTAAAGGAGAAAGCATAGCTAAGGAAGCGAAGATCATAGGTGTTGATCCAGCATATGATCTGGCTGTTCTCAAG GTTgatgttgaaggtgttgaagtAAAACCAGTCTCTGTTGGTACCTCTCGTGGCTTACGTGTAGGTCAAAGTTGTTTTGCCATTGGAAATCCCTATGGATTTGAAAACACTCTGACAACCGGG GTAGTTAGTGGATTAGGCAGGGAAATACCTGCACCAAATGGAGCTACAATTAAAGGAGCTATTCAAACAGATGCTGCTATTAATGCCG GCTCGGGTATGTCCTCAGGGGTTAACTTTGCCATACCGATTGACACAGTTGTACGAACCATACCTTACCTGATCGTTTATGGAACAACTTACAAAGACAGATATTGA
- the LOC107838816 gene encoding protease Do-like 5, chloroplastic isoform X4 encodes MVVLGSVSPQRILLSLPTQMSHSPLPALSSSPQYLTRRKSLIFASLLSSLIYTSHHSPATAFVIDQPQQEEDTLVQLFQETSPSVVFIKDLELAKGSNDSTKVLANDENAKVQGTGSGFIWDKFGHIVTNYHVIAKLATDSSGLQRCKVSLVNAKGESIAKEAKIIGVDPAYDLAVLKVDVEGVEVKPVSVGTSRGLRVGQSCFAIGNPYGFENTLTTGVVSGLGREIPAPNGATIKGAIQTDAAINAGNSGGPLIDSSGHVIGVNTATFTRRGSGMSSGVNFAIPIDTVVRTIPYLIVYGTTYKDRY; translated from the exons ATGGTGGTGTTGGGATCTGTTTCTCCGCAGCGTATCCTCCTTTCACTTCCAACACAAATGTCCCATTCTCCTCTTCCAGCTCTTTCTTCTTCCCCTCAATATTTGACAAGGCGTAAATCTTTGATATTTGCTTCTCTGCTTTCCTCTTTAATATATACATCTCATCACTCTCCTGCTACTGCTTTCGTAATCGATCAGcctcaacaagaagaagatacaCTTGTTCAACTCTTTCAG GAAACTTCCCCTTCTGTTGTTTTCATTAAGGACCTTGAGCTGGCTAAAGGCTCCAATGACTCTACTAAGGTGCTAGCCAACGATGAGAATGCAAAAGTGCAAGGGACAGGTTCGGGCTTCATATGGGATAAGTTTGGTCACATT GTAACCAATTACCATGTCATTGCTAAATTAGCTACTGATAGCAGTGGACTGCAGCGTTGTAAG GTTTCTTTGGTGAATGCTAAAGGAGAAAGCATAGCTAAGGAAGCGAAGATCATAGGTGTTGATCCAGCATATGATCTGGCTGTTCTCAAG GTTgatgttgaaggtgttgaagtAAAACCAGTCTCTGTTGGTACCTCTCGTGGCTTACGTGTAGGTCAAAGTTGTTTTGCCATTGGAAATCCCTATGGATTTGAAAACACTCTGACAACCGGG GTAGTTAGTGGATTAGGCAGGGAAATACCTGCACCAAATGGAGCTACAATTAAAGGAGCTATTCAAACAGATGCTGCTATTAATGCCG GGAATTCAGGTGGCCCGTTGATTGATTCATCTGGTCATGTAATTGGTGTAAATACAGCAACGTTCACCCGCAGAG GCTCGGGTATGTCCTCAGGGGTTAACTTTGCCATACCGATTGACACAGTTGTACGAACCATACCTTACCTGATCGTTTATGGAACAACTTACAAAGACAGATATTGA
- the LOC107838816 gene encoding protease Do-like 5, chloroplastic isoform X5 has translation MVVLGSVSPQRILLSLPTQMSHSPLPALSSSPQYLTRRKSLIFASLLSSLIYTSHHSPATAFVIDQPQQEEDTLVQLFQETSPSVVFIKDLELAKGSNDSTKVLANDENAKVQGTGSGFIWDKFGHIVTNYHVIAKLATDSSGLQRCKVSLVNAKGESIAKEAKIIGVDPAYDLAVLKVDVEGVEVKPVSVGTSRGLRVGQSCFAIGNPYGFENTLTTGVIHIYSLFTVVSGLGREIPAPNGATIKGAIQTDAAINAGSGMSSGVNFAIPIDTVVRTIPYLIVYGTTYKDRY, from the exons ATGGTGGTGTTGGGATCTGTTTCTCCGCAGCGTATCCTCCTTTCACTTCCAACACAAATGTCCCATTCTCCTCTTCCAGCTCTTTCTTCTTCCCCTCAATATTTGACAAGGCGTAAATCTTTGATATTTGCTTCTCTGCTTTCCTCTTTAATATATACATCTCATCACTCTCCTGCTACTGCTTTCGTAATCGATCAGcctcaacaagaagaagatacaCTTGTTCAACTCTTTCAG GAAACTTCCCCTTCTGTTGTTTTCATTAAGGACCTTGAGCTGGCTAAAGGCTCCAATGACTCTACTAAGGTGCTAGCCAACGATGAGAATGCAAAAGTGCAAGGGACAGGTTCGGGCTTCATATGGGATAAGTTTGGTCACATT GTAACCAATTACCATGTCATTGCTAAATTAGCTACTGATAGCAGTGGACTGCAGCGTTGTAAG GTTTCTTTGGTGAATGCTAAAGGAGAAAGCATAGCTAAGGAAGCGAAGATCATAGGTGTTGATCCAGCATATGATCTGGCTGTTCTCAAG GTTgatgttgaaggtgttgaagtAAAACCAGTCTCTGTTGGTACCTCTCGTGGCTTACGTGTAGGTCAAAGTTGTTTTGCCATTGGAAATCCCTATGGATTTGAAAACACTCTGACAACCGGGGTAATACATATCTACAGTTTATTTACA GTAGTTAGTGGATTAGGCAGGGAAATACCTGCACCAAATGGAGCTACAATTAAAGGAGCTATTCAAACAGATGCTGCTATTAATGCCG GCTCGGGTATGTCCTCAGGGGTTAACTTTGCCATACCGATTGACACAGTTGTACGAACCATACCTTACCTGATCGTTTATGGAACAACTTACAAAGACAGATATTGA